A stretch of Halostagnicola kamekurae DNA encodes these proteins:
- a CDS encoding tyrosine-type recombinase/integrase produces the protein MTKNELEPISPVEAKEMYLDARKNEVSQSTLDGYHYRLKHFIRWCKDVEGIENINSLSGRDLQRYKTWRRDDGDLKPISLEGQLDALRIFIRWCGSIDAVETDLHEKFEALMPSLDKNDEQSESILDTDQAKALIEYQRKFEYASRPHVIMEILWHTGIRLGALHALDIDDYDEENERLIIRHRPEAETPLKNGKEGERIIALNAEVCRAIEDWQDNHRHEVEDDYGREPLLTSRNGRMNRSSIRDAVYMVTRPCYYADCPKGRDPDDCEAAEYGGYSKCPVNVSPHDIRRGSITHFLTEDVPEKVVSDRMNVGQDVLDKHYDKRDEEVKVEQRRDYINGI, from the coding sequence ATGACGAAGAACGAACTCGAACCCATCTCACCTGTTGAGGCGAAGGAGATGTACCTCGACGCGCGGAAGAACGAGGTCTCGCAAAGTACGCTCGACGGCTACCACTATCGGCTCAAGCACTTCATCCGATGGTGCAAGGACGTCGAGGGAATTGAGAACATAAACTCCCTCTCCGGTCGGGACTTGCAGAGGTACAAGACTTGGAGAAGGGATGACGGCGATTTGAAGCCAATCTCGCTTGAGGGTCAACTCGACGCCCTCCGGATTTTCATTCGCTGGTGTGGGTCCATCGATGCAGTCGAGACGGACCTCCATGAGAAGTTCGAGGCTCTGATGCCGAGTCTCGATAAGAACGATGAGCAGAGCGAGAGCATCCTCGATACCGACCAAGCGAAGGCGCTCATCGAATACCAGCGGAAGTTCGAGTACGCCTCTCGACCCCACGTCATCATGGAGATTCTATGGCATACTGGAATTCGACTGGGGGCCTTGCACGCGCTGGATATCGATGACTACGACGAGGAGAACGAGCGACTGATTATCCGGCATCGTCCGGAGGCCGAAACTCCTCTCAAGAACGGGAAGGAAGGGGAGCGAATCATCGCTCTGAACGCCGAAGTCTGCCGGGCTATCGAAGACTGGCAGGATAATCACCGCCACGAAGTCGAGGATGACTATGGCCGGGAGCCGCTTCTCACGAGCCGGAACGGGAGGATGAATCGGTCAAGCATTCGGGATGCAGTCTACATGGTGACTCGGCCTTGCTACTACGCTGACTGCCCGAAAGGACGCGACCCTGATGACTGTGAAGCCGCTGAATACGGAGGATATAGCAAGTGCCCGGTCAACGTCTCCCCTCACGATATCCGGCGAGGCTCAATTACCCACTTCCTGACCGAGGATGTGCCGGAAAAGGTCGTCTCAGATAGGATGAACGTGGGGCAGGACGTTCTGGATAAGCACTACGACAAACGAGATGAGGAGGTGAAGGTGGAACAGAGACGCGACTACATCAACGGAATCTAA
- a CDS encoding bifunctional DNA primase/polymerase: protein MTFDMRKSDSNRENSSAPRSPEDVLSKDFRRGGTCNHENPVCTCYTSDSERAALLKEYIGTLTENGWRGVQLMPLDGEGKRPIISGRCRLDSDEAKSLLVDAEDAIQLIEQDGERGFCLYAGKPEHGTSGLVFTDHDDPDLFPADSDTLTVISGSGRGYHQTFENGGDVQNAKGKEELNGAGEIRAENQYVVLPGSIHPSGGIYHVESNPGIGKLESGDLPQELLPSNETSNSEPIELDTEVPDSLGDIEANFNVEKRYQTMLNSMVSETIEAVIEGNLSKTRFENDRHQAEGWFAEQVGFYMERNREVIEQVLTTIFNRNPETDAHADDPDKSSERKFLRDDHHREQILDYATSKDTEYDPGLGITKYTREERPEVSYPVIDRVQDALSDLVLARKGEIVEHPRVDRKETQVYEALRKMQDSDDVPLNVKSIKDGRKRYYYLESHAILIPEDRREELGIEVGI from the coding sequence ATGACCTTCGACATGAGAAAATCAGACTCCAACAGAGAAAATAGTTCCGCGCCGAGAAGCCCCGAAGACGTTCTTAGCAAGGACTTCAGAAGAGGTGGTACTTGCAACCATGAGAATCCGGTCTGCACTTGCTATACATCAGATAGCGAAAGAGCCGCTCTCCTCAAAGAATATATTGGCACCCTGACGGAGAACGGATGGCGGGGCGTTCAATTGATGCCTCTCGATGGGGAGGGGAAGCGCCCGATTATTTCAGGACGTTGCCGGCTGGACTCCGATGAGGCAAAATCACTCTTGGTCGATGCCGAGGACGCAATCCAACTTATCGAGCAAGACGGAGAACGAGGATTTTGCCTCTACGCTGGAAAACCGGAACATGGGACGAGTGGGCTGGTCTTCACCGACCATGATGACCCCGACCTATTCCCTGCCGATTCCGATACGCTCACAGTCATTTCCGGCTCAGGGAGGGGATATCACCAAACCTTCGAGAATGGGGGAGACGTTCAGAACGCAAAGGGGAAGGAAGAATTGAATGGTGCTGGGGAGATTCGAGCCGAGAACCAGTATGTAGTCCTCCCCGGTTCGATTCACCCCTCTGGTGGAATATATCACGTCGAATCGAATCCAGGTATCGGGAAGCTCGAATCCGGTGACCTCCCTCAGGAACTCCTTCCGAGTAACGAGACATCGAATTCCGAACCTATCGAACTCGATACCGAAGTCCCTGACTCCCTCGGAGACATTGAGGCAAACTTCAACGTCGAGAAGCGATATCAGACGATGCTCAATTCAATGGTCTCGGAAACCATTGAGGCAGTCATCGAAGGGAACCTCAGTAAAACCAGGTTCGAAAACGACCGTCACCAAGCGGAGGGATGGTTCGCTGAACAGGTTGGGTTCTATATGGAGAGGAACAGGGAGGTCATTGAACAGGTTCTCACAACCATCTTCAATCGAAATCCGGAGACAGACGCCCACGCTGACGACCCAGACAAGAGTAGCGAGCGGAAATTCCTACGGGATGACCATCACCGAGAACAAATCCTCGATTACGCTACCTCGAAAGACACCGAATACGACCCCGGACTGGGAATTACGAAATACACCCGAGAGGAACGGCCAGAGGTCAGTTATCCAGTCATCGACCGAGTACAGGATGCCCTCAGCGACTTGGTTCTTGCTCGGAAAGGGGAGATAGTCGAACATCCACGGGTTGACCGTAAGGAGACGCAGGTCTATGAAGCACTCAGAAAGATGCAGGACTCCGATGACGTACCCTTAAACGTGAAATCCATCAAGGATGGTCGTAAACGATACTACTACCTCGAAAGCCATGCAATACTGATTCCTGAGGACCGCCGCGAGGAACTCGGTATTGAGGTGGGGATATGA
- a CDS encoding DUF7344 domain-containing protein yields MEGLTKNQEGTDLSANTILELLANRRRRYLLYALRGHEDPIELSRIAEQVAGWEHDCPPEDVAKKQYKSVYVSSVQCHVPKLDDAGVVDHDESNHTVVLDDNFEQLEPYLRLVVKDEPENSTLNTALQSEPGDGLITQIRENVAKLKH; encoded by the coding sequence ATGGAGGGCCTTACCAAGAATCAGGAGGGCACTGACCTGTCAGCGAACACGATTCTCGAGCTGCTGGCAAACCGGCGACGACGGTACCTTCTCTACGCGCTCCGCGGGCACGAAGATCCGATCGAACTCTCGAGAATCGCCGAACAGGTCGCCGGCTGGGAACACGACTGTCCGCCAGAAGACGTCGCGAAAAAGCAGTACAAAAGCGTGTACGTCTCCTCCGTGCAGTGTCACGTGCCGAAACTCGACGACGCGGGTGTCGTCGACCACGACGAAAGCAACCACACGGTCGTTCTCGATGATAATTTCGAGCAACTCGAGCCGTACCTCCGACTCGTCGTCAAAGACGAACCAGAGAACTCGACGCTGAACACAGCACTCCAGTCCGAGCCCGGGGACGGACTCATCACCCAGATTCGAGAGAACGTCGCCAAACTCAAGCACTGA
- a CDS encoding DUF192 domain-containing protein, with the protein MDTDRASRLLLVVALAIVVGFVLVQVGLFPTPWSADHATVTVTATDGDPRATVDAEVADTWSERYTGLSNHESLEGDEGMLFVHDGEGERTYVMRDMDFAIDIIFIDDDGEVTAVREARAPDAGEDGTDLEYSDRAKWVLEVRSGYADERGIDAGDEVSIEYE; encoded by the coding sequence ATGGACACGGACCGTGCGTCGCGCCTGCTGCTGGTAGTCGCACTTGCGATTGTCGTCGGCTTTGTTCTCGTGCAGGTCGGGCTGTTCCCGACTCCATGGAGCGCGGATCACGCGACAGTAACTGTCACCGCCACCGACGGCGACCCGCGGGCGACCGTCGACGCCGAGGTCGCAGACACCTGGTCGGAACGCTACACCGGGCTGAGCAACCACGAGTCGCTCGAGGGCGACGAGGGAATGCTGTTCGTCCACGACGGCGAGGGCGAACGAACCTACGTGATGCGCGACATGGACTTCGCCATCGACATCATCTTCATCGACGACGACGGCGAGGTGACGGCGGTCCGGGAAGCTCGAGCGCCCGACGCCGGCGAAGACGGCACCGACCTCGAGTATTCGGACCGGGCGAAGTGGGTGCTCGAGGTTCGAAGCGGGTACGCCGACGAACGCGGAATCGACGCCGGCGACGAAGTTAGTATCGAGTACGAGTAA
- a CDS encoding ABC transporter ATP-binding protein: MSSVDWDEDDPFEAQRENIENPMRRLLFEFGRPYWFSVTVGIVSSILARALDLLPALLLAVAIDAIFGDAAFAEQIPLVVLPEAWLPTTPESQFWFVAIAIAGSFALGSIFHWIRNWGFNAFSQDIQHDVRTATYDKMQRLDMEFFSDKQTGEMMSVLSNDVNQLERFLNEGLNSAFRLVVMVVGISALLLWLNPQLALVSLAPVPLIGGFTYVFVKKIQPKYAAVRSSVGKVNSRLENNLGGIQVIKSSNTERFESGRVEDVSKKYFDTNWEAINLRIKFFPALQLISGIGFVLTFAVGGYWVLQGAPPGPFTGGLEIGVFVAFIMYTQQLVWPMAQFGQVINMYQRAEASSERIFGLMDETGRIDREEGADDLEVQAGRVEYDSVSFSYEGYESRDSDETDRQRETAPTAADDSVEADHPAEESELIIDDISFEVEGGETLALVGPTGAGKSTVLKLLLRLYDVDDGEIRIDGQDVSEVSLPSLRRSLGYVGQESYLFYGTVEENITYGTFDAERSEIVEAAKAAEAHEFIQNLPDGYDTMVGERGVKLSGGQRQRVAIARAVLKDPDILILDEATSDVDTETEMLIQRSIDDLTEDRTTFAIAHRLSTIKDADTIAVLEGGRIVERGSHDELLENDGLYAHLWGVQAGEIDELPQEFIERAQRRTARTQARNTDD; encoded by the coding sequence ATGAGCAGCGTCGACTGGGACGAGGACGACCCCTTCGAAGCCCAACGGGAGAACATCGAGAACCCGATGCGACGGCTCCTCTTCGAGTTCGGACGCCCGTACTGGTTTTCGGTGACCGTGGGGATCGTCTCGAGCATCCTCGCGCGGGCGCTCGACCTCCTGCCCGCGCTCTTGCTCGCGGTCGCCATCGACGCCATCTTCGGGGACGCCGCGTTCGCCGAGCAAATCCCGCTGGTCGTCCTGCCCGAGGCCTGGCTCCCGACGACCCCGGAGAGCCAGTTCTGGTTCGTCGCCATCGCCATCGCCGGCTCGTTCGCGCTGGGGTCGATCTTCCACTGGATCCGGAACTGGGGGTTCAACGCCTTCTCGCAGGACATTCAACACGACGTTCGAACCGCGACCTACGACAAGATGCAACGCCTCGATATGGAGTTCTTCTCGGACAAGCAGACCGGCGAGATGATGTCGGTCCTCTCGAACGACGTCAACCAGCTCGAGCGCTTTCTCAACGAGGGGCTCAACTCGGCGTTCAGGCTCGTCGTGATGGTCGTCGGAATCAGCGCGTTGTTGCTCTGGCTCAACCCGCAACTGGCGCTGGTCTCGCTCGCGCCCGTGCCGCTCATCGGCGGCTTTACCTACGTCTTCGTCAAGAAGATCCAGCCCAAGTACGCGGCTGTTCGCTCGAGCGTCGGGAAGGTAAACTCGAGACTCGAGAACAACCTCGGCGGCATTCAGGTGATCAAGTCCTCGAACACCGAACGGTTCGAGTCGGGCCGCGTCGAGGACGTCTCGAAGAAGTACTTCGACACGAACTGGGAGGCCATCAACCTCCGGATCAAGTTCTTTCCCGCGTTGCAGCTCATCTCCGGGATCGGGTTCGTCCTGACGTTCGCCGTCGGCGGCTATTGGGTGCTCCAGGGAGCTCCACCGGGGCCGTTCACGGGAGGCCTCGAGATCGGGGTCTTCGTCGCGTTCATCATGTACACCCAACAGCTCGTCTGGCCGATGGCCCAGTTCGGGCAGGTGATCAATATGTACCAGCGGGCCGAAGCCTCGAGCGAGCGGATCTTCGGTCTCATGGACGAGACGGGCCGAATCGACCGCGAAGAGGGGGCCGACGATCTCGAGGTCCAAGCGGGGCGCGTCGAGTACGATTCGGTCTCGTTCAGCTACGAGGGATACGAATCGCGGGACTCGGACGAGACGGATCGACAGCGAGAGACGGCACCGACGGCAGCGGACGATTCGGTCGAAGCGGATCACCCGGCCGAGGAGTCCGAACTGATCATCGACGATATCAGCTTCGAGGTCGAGGGCGGGGAGACGCTCGCGCTGGTCGGCCCGACGGGAGCCGGCAAGTCGACCGTCCTCAAACTCCTGCTTCGGCTCTACGACGTCGACGACGGCGAGATACGGATCGACGGACAGGACGTGAGCGAGGTGTCGCTCCCGAGCCTGCGGAGATCGCTCGGCTACGTCGGCCAGGAGTCGTACCTCTTCTACGGAACCGTCGAGGAAAACATCACCTATGGGACGTTCGACGCCGAGCGCAGCGAGATCGTCGAGGCCGCCAAAGCCGCGGAAGCCCACGAGTTCATCCAGAACTTGCCCGACGGCTACGACACGATGGTCGGCGAACGAGGCGTCAAGCTCTCGGGCGGCCAGCGCCAGCGGGTCGCTATCGCCCGCGCGGTGCTCAAAGACCCGGACATCCTGATTTTAGACGAAGCGACGAGCGACGTTGACACCGAGACCGAGATGCTCATCCAGCGCTCGATCGACGACCTCACCGAAGACCGAACGACGTTCGCCATCGCACACCGACTCTCGACGATCAAAGACGCCGACACGATCGCCGTCCTCGAGGGCGGACGCATCGTCGAGCGCGGCTCCCACGACGAGCTCCTCGAGAACGACGGCCTCTACGCGCACCTCTGGGGCGTGCAGGCCGGCGAAATCGACGAGCTACCGCAGGAGTTCATCGAGCGCGCCCAGCGTCGGACGGCCCGAACGCAGGCGCGAAACACGGACGACTGA
- a CDS encoding DUF5789 family protein: MADENRELGVELGELGDRLRNYEYPASQDELLEDHGDAELEMGEETATLEEVIGPLNEDEYESYEAVEQAIMNMVGDEAIGRKNYSDRTPPAPGEDRQDEGAPDQDDQEGQESF; encoded by the coding sequence ATGGCCGACGAGAACCGCGAACTCGGCGTCGAACTGGGCGAACTCGGCGACCGGCTCCGAAACTACGAGTACCCCGCCAGCCAGGACGAACTCCTCGAGGATCACGGCGACGCGGAACTCGAGATGGGCGAGGAAACCGCGACGCTCGAGGAAGTCATCGGGCCGCTCAACGAAGACGAGTACGAGTCCTACGAGGCGGTCGAACAGGCGATCATGAACATGGTCGGCGACGAGGCGATCGGGCGCAAGAACTACAGCGATCGAACGCCGCCCGCGCCGGGCGAGGACCGCCAGGATGAGGGCGCGCCGGACCAGGACGACCAGGAAGGACAGGAATCGTTCTAA
- a CDS encoding creatininase family protein: MELRSATWTDLAGCETDLAIIPVGSTEQHGPHAPLGTDVITAESVARAGLERFDGEVVLAPAIPVGIAEEHRQFSGTMWVSPDTFRAYVRESATSLAAHGFDRIVFVNGHGGNVDALREVAADISRTEDAYTVSFTWFEAVGEHASEMGHGGPLETALLSHVAPELVREDQLEEARDAAADSWGEWVSHVNLAHDSAEFTENGVVGDPGEGDEQLGEELLELAGTSLARLLEGVEKRDVDRPENRPDPSTD; the protein is encoded by the coding sequence ATGGAACTCAGGTCGGCCACCTGGACGGACCTCGCCGGCTGCGAGACGGATCTCGCGATCATCCCGGTCGGAAGCACGGAACAACACGGCCCGCACGCGCCGCTCGGGACCGATGTTATCACTGCTGAGTCGGTCGCCCGAGCGGGTCTCGAGCGCTTCGACGGGGAGGTCGTCCTCGCACCGGCTATTCCGGTGGGTATCGCTGAAGAACACCGGCAGTTTTCGGGCACGATGTGGGTCTCGCCGGACACGTTCCGAGCCTACGTCCGCGAGTCGGCGACGAGCCTCGCTGCGCACGGCTTCGATCGTATCGTCTTCGTCAACGGTCACGGTGGGAACGTCGACGCGCTGCGGGAGGTCGCGGCCGATATTTCGCGCACCGAAGACGCCTACACCGTCTCGTTCACCTGGTTCGAGGCGGTCGGCGAGCACGCGAGCGAGATGGGCCACGGCGGGCCCCTCGAGACAGCGCTCCTATCCCACGTCGCACCCGAACTGGTCCGGGAGGACCAACTCGAGGAAGCCAGAGACGCCGCCGCCGACTCGTGGGGCGAGTGGGTGAGTCACGTGAATCTCGCGCACGATTCGGCGGAGTTCACCGAAAACGGCGTCGTCGGAGACCCTGGTGAGGGTGACGAGCAACTGGGCGAAGAGCTACTGGAACTGGCGGGAACGAGCCTCGCACGCCTGCTGGAGGGAGTCGAGAAACGGGACGTGGACCGTCCGGAAAACAGGCCGGACCCATCGACGGACTAA
- a CDS encoding DUF5790 family protein, with product MSQASLDDDELFGEAATEMRDDVEASLADAWDALPDADDVWESDADNVLGALNGLKSALDAGDAEDHLRDAKKWFTMGQRADAFDDADDLEEEIEELEATIDDISEAGEQVGELTSTIPALRSTLESADESDD from the coding sequence ATGAGCCAAGCCTCGCTCGACGACGACGAACTGTTCGGCGAAGCCGCGACCGAAATGCGCGACGACGTCGAAGCCTCTCTCGCGGACGCCTGGGACGCCCTGCCCGACGCCGACGACGTCTGGGAGAGCGACGCCGACAACGTCCTCGGCGCGCTCAACGGGCTCAAGTCCGCCCTCGACGCCGGCGACGCGGAGGACCACCTTCGTGACGCCAAAAAATGGTTCACGATGGGCCAGCGCGCGGACGCCTTCGACGACGCCGACGACCTCGAGGAGGAAATCGAAGAACTCGAAGCGACGATCGACGACATCTCCGAGGCTGGCGAGCAGGTCGGCGAGCTCACGTCGACGATACCCGCTCTGCGGAGCACGCTCGAGAGCGCGGACGAATCCGACGACTGA
- a CDS encoding dihydroneopterin aldolase family protein gives MTAADDPDSSGDGPSSTGPEDRAPTDPEAACFEAGIKFGTLYHQFAGTPVSLDSAPSLARAMEDSIENQPHCRSVSVDVQTDALEAALTESTADYTELTGRFLEVEIVVDYEGCTVVTRMEMEDGYPLMAIESVRER, from the coding sequence ATGACCGCAGCAGACGACCCCGACTCGAGCGGAGACGGGCCCTCGAGTACGGGGCCGGAGGATAGAGCGCCGACCGACCCCGAGGCCGCCTGTTTCGAGGCGGGTATCAAGTTCGGGACGCTGTACCACCAGTTCGCTGGGACGCCGGTGTCGCTCGACAGCGCGCCGAGTCTCGCGCGGGCGATGGAGGACTCGATCGAGAACCAGCCCCACTGTCGGTCGGTCTCCGTCGACGTTCAGACCGACGCGCTCGAGGCTGCGCTGACCGAGTCGACGGCAGACTACACCGAACTGACGGGCCGATTCCTCGAGGTCGAAATCGTCGTCGACTACGAGGGCTGTACGGTCGTGACCCGCATGGAGATGGAAGACGGCTATCCGCTGATGGCCATCGAATCGGTCCGGGAGCGCTGA
- the azf gene encoding NAD-dependent glucose-6-phosphate dehydrogenase Azf yields the protein MAQSVLLTGASGRVGQAVLGDLADAYEWRLLDRDPPTEDLPGEFVVADITDDEAVREAMDGIDVVVHLAGDPRPEAPWNSVLTNNIDGARTVYEAAVETGVEKVVFASSNHAVGAYETDERTPDMYRSNDEFLLDGTELPRPTNLYGVSKATGEILGRYYHDEHDLSVVSVRIGNLTKDHPPIDYERGQAMWLSYRDCAHLFDRCIQADYGYEIVYGISDNDRKYYSLERAREVLDYEPQDNSADHD from the coding sequence ATGGCACAGTCCGTCCTGTTAACGGGGGCGTCCGGGCGTGTCGGACAGGCAGTCCTGGGCGACCTCGCCGACGCGTACGAGTGGCGCTTGCTCGATCGCGACCCGCCGACCGAGGATCTCCCGGGGGAGTTCGTCGTCGCCGACATCACCGACGACGAGGCGGTCCGCGAGGCGATGGACGGGATCGACGTCGTCGTCCACCTGGCCGGCGACCCACGTCCCGAGGCACCCTGGAACAGCGTCCTGACGAACAACATCGATGGAGCGCGAACGGTGTACGAAGCCGCCGTCGAGACCGGCGTCGAGAAGGTCGTCTTCGCCTCGTCGAACCACGCCGTCGGGGCCTACGAAACCGACGAGCGCACGCCCGATATGTACCGATCGAACGACGAATTCCTCCTCGACGGGACGGAACTGCCCCGCCCGACGAACCTCTACGGCGTCTCGAAAGCGACCGGCGAAATCCTCGGCCGGTACTATCACGACGAACACGACCTCTCGGTCGTCTCGGTTCGGATCGGCAACCTCACGAAAGACCACCCACCGATCGACTACGAGCGCGGGCAGGCGATGTGGCTTTCCTACCGCGACTGTGCACACCTCTTCGATCGGTGCATCCAGGCTGACTACGGCTACGAGATCGTCTACGGCATCTCCGACAACGACCGAAAGTACTACTCCCTCGAGCGCGCTCGAGAGGTCCTCGACTACGAACCACAGGACAACTCGGCCGACCACGACTAA
- a CDS encoding DUF309 domain-containing protein → MRDVLRAGMAVYNAGEVHAAHDVWESRWLDLESGTDDERLLHGLIQFTAAVYHARNGNWEGTIGLATSANSYLAELPEPYRGVSLEPVRTFLEALAADPELVERRSPIELVFEESVPKLDSLDPAGLAAAAPVLAAEWGYDEATLEQAGTYALSDLEAGRDDSRFVSLLYDFVREDETRGIVYRRLSGHVERRAARESDVEGLF, encoded by the coding sequence ATGCGCGACGTACTCCGGGCCGGGATGGCCGTTTACAACGCCGGCGAGGTCCATGCGGCACACGACGTCTGGGAAAGTCGCTGGCTCGACCTCGAGTCCGGCACCGACGACGAGCGACTGCTCCACGGCCTGATCCAGTTCACGGCGGCGGTCTATCACGCCCGGAACGGGAACTGGGAAGGGACCATCGGCCTGGCGACGAGTGCGAACTCGTATCTGGCGGAGCTCCCTGAACCGTATCGCGGAGTTTCGCTCGAGCCCGTTCGAACGTTTCTCGAAGCGCTCGCGGCCGATCCGGAACTCGTCGAGCGAAGATCGCCCATCGAGCTCGTCTTCGAGGAGTCCGTACCGAAACTCGACTCTCTCGACCCCGCCGGGCTGGCCGCTGCAGCACCCGTCCTCGCCGCTGAGTGGGGCTACGACGAGGCGACCCTCGAGCAGGCGGGGACCTACGCGCTATCGGATCTCGAGGCCGGTCGGGACGACAGCCGGTTCGTCTCGCTGCTGTACGATTTCGTTCGCGAGGACGAGACCCGCGGGATCGTGTATCGACGCCTCTCCGGGCACGTCGAGCGCCGGGCGGCGAGAGAATCCGACGTCGAGGGCCTGTTTTAA
- a CDS encoding aminopeptidase, whose amino-acid sequence MDERVREHATVLVDWSARVEAGDDVVVSVGPDAHELAVAVAEKLGERGANLCSTYSSGEIERAYLRAHDDEFDDGGGHELALFENADVYLSLGGGRNTSATADVPGETRRAYRRSQQAVREARFDTRWVSTVHPTRSLAQQANMSYEAYREFAYDAICRDWASLADEMGTLKELLDEGEEVRLVSSGTDLTMGIGDRTAVNSAASVAYDSHNLPSGEVFTAPKEVEGTVTFDVPMTLRGETVRDVRLEFSDGEVVDYAAEQGEAVVGEILETDAGARRLGELGIGMNRGIDRYTDNILFDEKMGETVHLAVGRAYDACLPEGESGNESAVHVDMITDVSEDSRLEIDGEVVQRNGRFRWEEEFSE is encoded by the coding sequence ATGGACGAACGCGTACGCGAGCACGCGACGGTGCTAGTCGACTGGAGCGCTCGAGTCGAGGCCGGTGACGACGTCGTCGTCTCAGTCGGCCCGGACGCCCACGAGCTGGCGGTTGCAGTCGCCGAAAAGCTCGGCGAACGAGGGGCGAACCTCTGTTCGACCTACAGTTCGGGCGAGATCGAGCGCGCGTATCTTCGGGCGCACGACGACGAGTTCGACGACGGCGGTGGCCACGAACTGGCACTGTTCGAGAACGCGGACGTCTACCTCTCGCTCGGCGGCGGCCGAAATACGAGCGCGACCGCGGACGTTCCCGGCGAAACGCGACGCGCGTACAGGCGCTCACAGCAGGCGGTGCGCGAGGCGCGATTCGACACGCGGTGGGTGTCGACGGTTCATCCCACGCGGTCGCTCGCACAGCAGGCGAACATGTCCTACGAGGCCTACCGGGAGTTCGCCTACGATGCGATCTGTCGCGACTGGGCGTCGCTGGCCGACGAGATGGGCACCCTGAAGGAACTGCTGGACGAGGGCGAGGAGGTTCGACTCGTCTCGAGCGGGACCGATCTCACGATGGGAATCGGCGATCGAACGGCGGTCAACAGCGCGGCGTCGGTCGCCTACGACTCGCACAACCTGCCAAGCGGTGAGGTGTTTACGGCCCCTAAGGAAGTCGAGGGAACGGTGACCTTCGACGTTCCGATGACCCTGCGCGGCGAGACCGTTCGGGACGTTCGCCTCGAGTTTTCGGACGGCGAAGTCGTCGATTACGCCGCCGAACAGGGGGAAGCCGTCGTCGGCGAGATTCTCGAGACCGACGCGGGCGCTCGCCGACTCGGCGAACTCGGGATCGGAATGAACCGCGGTATCGACCGCTACACAGACAACATCCTCTTCGACGAGAAGATGGGCGAGACGGTCCACCTCGCGGTCGGACGGGCCTACGACGCCTGTCTGCCCGAGGGCGAGTCGGGCAATGAATCGGCGGTCCACGTCGACATGATAACCGACGTCAGCGAGGATTCCAGACTCGAGATCGACGGCGAGGTCGTTCAGCGAAACGGTCGATTCCGCTGGGAGGAAGAGTTTTCCGAGTAA
- a CDS encoding queuosine precursor transporter encodes MTTTRAAPSIAHVALIGLFVTALTTAQVTASKILAFELPVAIPLAGAELVLPGAALAYALTFLASDCYAELYGRKAAQIVVNVAFAMNFVVLALVWSTIAAPASATTPVGAGEFAAVLGPAANIVAGSLIAYLVSQNWDVIVFHWIREYTDGERLWLRNIGSTASSQAIDTVIFVSIAFAIAPLVFGVGNALQPEAVIGLMIGQYLLKLAIAVADTPVVYAIVALARSRSDDGLEEPTSA; translated from the coding sequence ATGACAACGACTCGAGCCGCGCCGTCGATCGCACATGTGGCGTTGATCGGACTCTTCGTCACCGCACTGACGACTGCGCAAGTGACGGCCTCGAAGATTCTCGCGTTCGAACTCCCGGTTGCGATTCCCCTCGCGGGTGCCGAACTCGTGCTCCCGGGCGCGGCGCTTGCCTATGCGCTTACGTTCCTCGCGAGCGACTGCTACGCCGAACTCTACGGTCGGAAAGCCGCCCAGATCGTCGTCAACGTCGCGTTCGCGATGAACTTCGTCGTCCTGGCACTGGTCTGGTCGACGATCGCCGCTCCGGCCTCGGCGACCACGCCCGTCGGTGCGGGGGAGTTCGCAGCGGTTCTGGGCCCGGCGGCGAACATCGTCGCCGGGAGTCTGATCGCGTATCTCGTGAGCCAAAACTGGGACGTGATCGTTTTCCATTGGATTCGGGAGTACACCGACGGCGAGCGACTCTGGCTACGAAATATCGGATCGACCGCGAGCAGTCAGGCGATCGATACCGTGATCTTCGTCTCGATCGCGTTCGCGATCGCTCCGCTCGTGTTCGGCGTCGGGAACGCGCTCCAGCCCGAGGCCGTGATCGGACTCATGATCGGACAGTACCTCCTCAAGCTGGCGATCGCCGTGGCCGATACGCCGGTGGTCTACGCGATCGTTGCGCTCGCCCGTTCGCGAAGCGATGACGGGCTCGAGGAACCGACTTCTGCGTAA